One region of Seriola aureovittata isolate HTS-2021-v1 ecotype China chromosome 15, ASM2101889v1, whole genome shotgun sequence genomic DNA includes:
- the hsf5 gene encoding heat shock factor protein 5: MDVGDSSLPDSINPNNFPAKLWRLVNNPANKAICWDSLGKVVVIDQKLFERQILSSTTTSDNADAFKTNNFSSFVRQLNLYGFRKSDLAVKDRQHASGDSGTYHHFYNPNFQRNHPELVASMKRLTVDNKAKIQAGLNVNCRPPSRYLRHSGGDAGKDKDLKRGASLLSLLHQESTHPYCPRKAQAMTGHNGTPVPPHYLIRGHGAALSPSVFAADKGTPVSLSHHYSGVAPSSNVMQLQQGLMARANHGNPNFTSFNSANAQCQPSYQSPVWQCYHPNLVASHMTGSGLHTGPFSPHSYYQAGYPMNMLCHGNQHQDLQNKKNQEVKKEDINLDTVFQIADEVMQTPPNSCLVKVVTPEKPGPALELSSNACNAMMCYNPASMKKANPLCAGPIIMAVSGNVDQVAFRQQEESLVSIPEQMPEDDIFEVTSDDSKDTEVMDVKVSVTSLNTSQA; encoded by the exons ATGGATGTTGGTGACAGTTCACTCCCTGACAGCATCAATCCTAATAATTTCCCTGCCAAACTGTGGCGTTTAGTGAACAATCCGGCTAATAAAGCCATCTGCTGGGACAGCCTCGGCAAGGTCGTGGTCATTGATCAAAAGCTCTTCGAGAGACAGATCCTGTCTTCCACCACCACCTCGGACAACGCTGACgccttcaaaacaaacaacttcTCAAGCTTTGTCCGTCAGCTCAACCTGTACGGCTTCAGGAAATCCGATCTAGCTGTTAAAGACCGACAACATGCCAGCGGGGACAGCGGGACGTATCATCATTTTTACAACCCAAACTTCCAGCGAAACCACCCTGAACTTGTTGCGAGCATGAAGAGACTCACTGTTGACAATAAGGCCAAAATACAGGCTGGACTGAACGTGAATTGTCGGCCTCCGAGTCGATACCTGAGACATAGTGGAGGTGATGCTGGCAAAGACAAAGATTTGAAAAGAG GCGCTTCACTGCTTAGCCTCTTACATCAGGAGTCAACTCATCCTTACTGTCCGCGTAAAGCTCAGGCCATGACAGGACACAATGGAACCCCAGTCCCACCACATTACCTGATAAGGGGTCATGGGGCAGCgctttctccttctgtctttgcTGCAGACAAAGGGACACCAGTATCTTTAAGCCACCACTACAGTGGAGTAGCCCCAAGCTCCAATGTCATGCAGCTTCAGCAAGGCTTAATGGCCCGTGCAAACCATGGAAATCCCAATTTCACCAGTTTTAATTCTGCTAATGCACAGTGCCAGCCCAGCTACCAATCCCCAG TTTGGCAGTGCTACCATCCAAACCTCGTGGCATCACATATGACAGGTAGTGGGCTTCACACAGGGCCGTTCTCTCCTCATAGTTATTACCAG GCAGGGTATCCCATGAATATGTTGTGTCATGGGAACCAACACCAGGACTTACAGAATAAGAAAAACCAGGAGGTGAAAAAAGAGGACATTAACTTGGACACAGTTTTCCAGATTGCTGATGAAGTGATGCAAACTCCACCCAATAGCTGCCTTGTTAAAGTTGTGACCCCAGAGAAGCCAGGGCCTGCATTAGAGCTGTCCTCCAACGCCTGTAACGCCATGATGTGCTACAACCCTGCCAGCATGAAGAAAGCTAACCCTTTGTGTGCTGGACCCATTATAATGGCTGTGTCAGGCAATGTTGATCAAGTGGCATTCAGACAGCAGGAGGAATCTCTGGTTTCAATACCTGAGCAAATGCCTGAAGATGACATATTTGAG GTTACCAGTGATGATTCAAAGGACACAGAGGTCATGGATGTAAAAGTTAGTGTCACTTCCCTCAATACCAGTCAAGCGTAG
- the supt4h1 gene encoding transcription elongation factor SPT4 translates to MALETVPKDLRHLRACLLCSLVKTIDQFEYDGCDNCESYLQMKGNREMVYECTSSSFDGVIAMMSPEDSWVAKWQRIGNFKPGVYAVSVTGRLPPGVVRELKSRGVIYKSRDTAVKT, encoded by the exons ATGGCGTTGGAGACTGTCCCTAAAGACCTGCGCCATCTGCGGGCATGTCTTCTTTGTTCGCTGGTGAAG ACCATTGACCAGTTTGAATATGACGGCTGTGACAACTGTGAGTCCTACCTCCAGATGAAGGGGAACCGGGAGATGGTTTATGAATGCACAAGTTCCTCATTTGACGG TGTGATAGCCATGATGAGTCCGGAGGACAGCTGGGTGGCCAAATGGCAGAGGATAG GCAACTTTAAGCCAGGTGTATATGCTGTGTCAGTGACAGGCAGACTACCTCCAG GTGTGGTGAGAGAGctgaagagcagaggagtgaTCTACAAATCCAGAGACACAGCAGTCAAGACTTAA